In Humulus lupulus chromosome 6, drHumLupu1.1, whole genome shotgun sequence, a single genomic region encodes these proteins:
- the LOC133785718 gene encoding auxin response factor 18-like — MNEPGGEIDPLLWHACAGRLVHVPPLNAKVFYFPQGHAEHAGTNADYIAANRVPPNIHCRVNAVEHKVDLNTDEVFTKISLVPVPIEDHDNDAISGDWIDDVLGGIVNLERPIFLSKVLTQSDANNGGGFSVPKKLAEIIFPALDYHDDPPVQTLRARDFQGTIWRFRHVYRGRPLRHLLTTGWSKFVTAKRLVAGDSAVFSRAENGEVSIGIRRVKRESVRRIRAESVIEAATLAAQGKPFEVSYYPSNGSTEEFCVRASAVYAAVHAIRRSELGPGRRFKMGIESVNSSGVSWYMGSVNSVRDADSSRWPCSLWRLLEVTWDGDVNFVKRINPWLVQVANQAIQTNIEHNHEDTHVNNNRGNNHLLLFGKLIEIGQGNCVCNVHQVTTSQHENEDTYRYSSDDSRPSPQNLESDNELIIQLFGQRIFKRR, encoded by the exons ATGAACGAACCTGGCGGCGAAATAGATCCCCTGCTATGGCACGCCTGTGCCGGACGATTGGTTCATGTGCCTCCGCTCAACGCTAAGGTGTTTTACTTCCCTCAGGGCCACGCCGAGCACGCTGGAACCAACGCCGATTACATAGCCGCAAACAGAGTTCCACCAAACATTCACTGCCGAGTTAACGCCGTGGAGCACAAGGTGGATTTAAATACCGACGAGGTTTTCACCAAGATTAGTCTCGTCCCGGTGCCTATAGAGGATCACGATAACGACGCCATCAGTGGTGACTGGATTGACGACGTTTTGGGCGGGATTGTGAATTTAGAGAGACCTATATTTCTATCTAAGGTGCTTACTCAATCCGACGCAAACAATGGCGGCGGTTTCTCGGTTCCTAAGAAACTGGCAGAGATTATTTTTCCGGCTTTAGATTACCATGATGATCCGCCTGTTCAGACTCTTCGAGCGAGGGATTTTCAAGGCACGATTTGGAGATTTAGACATGTCTATAGGGGGAGGCCGCTGCGGCATTTGTTGACAACAGGGTGGAGTAAATTCGTAACTGCCAAGAGGCTGGTCGCCGGTGACTCGGCCGTATTCTCGAGGGCTGAGAATGGCGAAGTCTCTATTGGAATCAGGCGAGTGAAGAGGGAAAGTGTACGAAGAATTAGGGCAGAAAGTGTTATTGAAGCTGCAACTCTTGCGGCCCAAGGTAAGCCATTCGAAGTGAGTTATTACCCGAGTAATGGTAGCACTGAAGAGTTCTGCGTTCGGGCCTCGGCTGTGTATGCGGCGGTACATGCGATTAGGAGGAGTGAGTTGGGCCCTGGGAGAAGGTTCAAGATGGGTATTGAGAGTGTCAATTCCTCTGGGGTGAGCTGGTACATGGGATCAGTTAACTCTGTTCGTGATGCTGACTCAAGCCGCTGGCCTTGTTCTCTATGGCGGCTTCTAGAg GTAACATGGGATGGGGATGTGAATTTTGTAAAGCGCATAAACCCATGGTTGGTGCAAGTGGCGAACCAAGCCATCCAAACCAATATTGAGCATAACCATGAGGACACACATGTTAATAATAACAGAGGAAACAACCACTTGCTTCTCTTTGGTAAACTCATAGAGATTGGACAAGGAAACTGTGTCTGTAATGTCCATCAAGTTACAACTTCACAACATGAGAACGAAGACACATACAGATATTCTTCTGATGACTCTAGACCTTCTCCTCAGAATTTGGAGAGCGACAACGAACTCATAATCCAGCTTTTTGGCCAACGCATATTTAAAAGGAGATAA